A window of the Streptomyces sp. JB150 genome harbors these coding sequences:
- a CDS encoding bifunctional 3,4-dihydroxy-2-butanone-4-phosphate synthase/GTP cyclohydrolase II, protein MTTAPLLYGTDGTEDLVLDPIEQAIADIAAGRPVVVVDDEDRENEGDLVIAAEKATPEIVAFMMSECRGLICAPMEGDELDRLRLPQMVADNTESMKTAFTVSVDASAEHGVTTGISASDRATTLQLLATGTAEPSDFVRPGHVFPLRARPGGVLTRNGHTEAAVDLARLAGLRPAGAIVEIAGEDGRMLRLPELIPFARKHGLTIISIEDLIAYRRSSELSTPLEQEAPPSEPTVRREAEVHLPTRHGTFTAYGYRSTVDGVEHVALVHGEIGDGRDVLVRMHSECLTGDVFHSLRCDCGPQLDASLERIQAAGRGVVVYLRGHEGRGIGLLSKLRAYELQERGRDTLDANLELGLPADARDYGAGARILTDLGVRSVRLMTNNPEKSDALVRHGIEVVAREPMPVTAGEHNLRYLRTKRDRMGHDLPWLDTPAVPATCGDQ, encoded by the coding sequence ATGACCACCGCCCCCCTGCTGTACGGCACCGACGGCACCGAGGACCTCGTCCTCGACCCGATCGAGCAGGCCATCGCCGACATCGCCGCCGGCCGCCCGGTCGTGGTCGTCGACGACGAGGACCGCGAGAACGAGGGCGACCTCGTCATCGCCGCGGAGAAGGCCACCCCCGAGATCGTCGCGTTCATGATGAGCGAGTGCCGCGGCCTGATCTGCGCCCCCATGGAGGGCGACGAACTCGACCGGCTGCGGCTCCCGCAGATGGTCGCGGACAACACCGAGTCGATGAAGACCGCGTTCACCGTCTCCGTCGACGCCTCCGCCGAGCACGGCGTCACCACCGGCATCTCGGCCTCCGACCGCGCCACCACCCTCCAGCTGCTGGCGACCGGCACCGCCGAGCCGTCCGACTTCGTCCGCCCCGGCCACGTCTTCCCGCTGCGCGCCCGGCCCGGCGGCGTCCTCACCCGCAACGGCCACACCGAGGCCGCCGTCGACCTCGCCCGGCTCGCGGGCCTGCGCCCGGCCGGCGCCATCGTGGAGATCGCCGGCGAGGACGGCCGGATGCTGCGGCTGCCCGAGCTGATCCCGTTCGCCCGCAAGCACGGCCTGACGATCATCTCCATCGAGGACCTGATCGCCTACCGCCGCTCCTCCGAGCTCTCGACTCCGCTCGAGCAGGAAGCACCCCCGTCCGAGCCCACCGTCCGCCGCGAGGCCGAGGTCCACCTGCCGACCCGGCACGGCACCTTCACCGCGTACGGCTACCGCTCCACCGTCGACGGCGTCGAGCACGTCGCCCTCGTCCACGGCGAGATCGGCGACGGCCGTGACGTGCTGGTCCGGATGCACTCCGAATGCCTCACCGGCGACGTCTTCCACTCCCTGCGCTGCGACTGCGGCCCGCAGCTGGACGCCTCCCTGGAGCGCATCCAGGCCGCCGGCCGGGGCGTGGTGGTCTACCTGCGCGGACACGAGGGCCGCGGCATCGGCCTGCTGTCCAAGCTGCGCGCCTACGAACTGCAGGAGCGCGGCCGTGACACCCTCGACGCCAACCTGGAGCTGGGCCTGCCCGCCGACGCCCGCGACTACGGCGCCGGCGCCCGGATCCTCACGGACCTCGGCGTGCGCAGCGTGCGCCTGATGACCAACAACCCGGAGAAGTCCGACGCCCTCGTCCGCCACGGCATCGAGGTCGTCGCACGCGAGCCCATGCCCGTGACCGCGGGCGAGCACAACCTCCGCTACCTGCGCACCAAGCGCGACCGCATGGGCCACGACCTGCCCTGGCTGGACACCCCCGCGGTGCCGGCCACCTGCGGCGACCAGTAA
- a CDS encoding nicotinamide mononucleotide transporter family protein, whose amino-acid sequence MNALNSEAFTLFGQHVIWSDMVGNTFGLAALALGWRRSLWTWPVQFLAGIILFGAFFGHLTGSAGKQAVVMVVALWGWWQWSRGRKGSGDGQIAVRFATWRERLAMIAAAAAGTVAVALFFTAYPKLSWDPWPDAYIFVGTIVAMYAQARGMVEFWFAWLLVDLVGVPLNFANGYAFSGFVYVIYGALVLWGLRDWWLRSRRAGRPVPEGAPA is encoded by the coding sequence GTGAACGCGCTCAACTCCGAGGCCTTCACCCTCTTCGGCCAGCACGTCATCTGGTCCGACATGGTCGGCAACACCTTCGGCCTGGCCGCCCTCGCCCTCGGCTGGCGGCGCTCGCTGTGGACCTGGCCGGTGCAGTTCCTGGCCGGGATCATCCTCTTCGGTGCCTTCTTCGGCCACCTCACCGGCAGCGCCGGCAAGCAGGCCGTCGTGATGGTCGTCGCGCTGTGGGGCTGGTGGCAGTGGAGCCGCGGCAGGAAGGGTTCCGGCGACGGGCAGATCGCCGTCCGGTTCGCCACCTGGCGCGAGCGCCTCGCGATGATCGCCGCGGCCGCCGCCGGCACCGTCGCGGTCGCCCTCTTCTTCACCGCCTACCCGAAACTGTCCTGGGACCCCTGGCCCGACGCCTACATCTTCGTCGGCACCATCGTCGCCATGTACGCCCAGGCGCGCGGCATGGTCGAGTTCTGGTTCGCCTGGCTGCTCGTCGACCTGGTCGGCGTCCCCCTCAACTTCGCCAACGGCTACGCCTTCTCCGGCTTCGTCTACGTCATCTACGGCGCGCTCGTCCTGTGGGGCCTGCGCGACTGGTGGCTGCGCTCCCGCCGGGCGGGCCGGCCCGTCCCGGAAGGAGCCCCGGCATGA
- the hisG gene encoding ATP phosphoribosyltransferase, whose protein sequence is MLRIAVPNKGSLSGPAAEMLHEAGYQQRRESKELRIVDPGNEVEFFYLRPRDIAIYVSSGKLDIGITGRDLLIDSGANAEEILPLGFARSTFRYATKPGTAKGVEDLTGMTVATSYEGIVAKHLADNGIDASVVHLDGAVETAIELGVAEVIADVVETGTSLRNAGLEVIGEPIMKSEAVVIRRTGADAEEEKVQQFLRRLQGVLVARTYVMMDYDCRVEQLEKAVALTPGLESPTISPLHNEGWVAVRAMVPAKDAQRIMDDLYAIGARAILTTAIHACRL, encoded by the coding sequence ATGCTGCGCATCGCCGTTCCCAACAAGGGTTCACTCTCCGGCCCTGCGGCGGAGATGCTGCATGAGGCCGGCTACCAGCAGCGCCGCGAGTCCAAGGAACTGCGGATCGTCGACCCGGGCAACGAGGTCGAGTTCTTCTACCTCCGCCCCCGCGACATCGCGATCTACGTCTCCTCCGGCAAGCTCGACATCGGCATCACCGGCCGCGACCTGCTGATCGACTCCGGTGCCAACGCCGAGGAGATCCTGCCGCTGGGCTTCGCCCGCTCCACCTTCCGCTACGCCACCAAGCCGGGCACGGCCAAGGGCGTGGAGGACCTGACCGGCATGACGGTCGCCACCTCCTACGAGGGCATCGTCGCCAAGCACCTCGCCGACAACGGCATCGACGCCTCCGTCGTCCACCTCGACGGCGCCGTCGAGACCGCCATCGAACTCGGCGTCGCCGAGGTCATCGCGGACGTCGTGGAGACCGGCACCTCGCTGCGCAACGCCGGCCTGGAGGTCATCGGTGAGCCGATCATGAAGTCCGAGGCCGTCGTCATCCGGCGCACCGGCGCCGACGCCGAGGAGGAGAAGGTGCAGCAGTTCCTGCGCCGCCTCCAGGGCGTCCTGGTCGCCCGGACGTACGTGATGATGGACTACGACTGCCGGGTCGAGCAGCTGGAGAAGGCCGTCGCCCTCACCCCGGGCCTGGAGTCGCCGACCATCTCCCCGCTGCACAACGAGGGCTGGGTCGCGGTCCGCGCGATGGTGCCCGCCAAGGACGCCCAGCGGATCATGGACGACCTGTACGCCATCGGAGCGCGGGCCATCCTGACCACGGCCATCCACGCCTGCCGGCTCTGA
- a CDS encoding phosphoribosyl-ATP diphosphatase, which yields MSKKTFEELFTELQHKAAHGDPATSRTAELVEKGVHAIGKKVVEEAAEVWMAAEYEGKEAAAEEISQLLYHIQVMMVARGISLDDVYAHL from the coding sequence ATGTCCAAGAAGACGTTCGAGGAGCTCTTCACCGAGCTCCAGCACAAGGCCGCCCACGGCGATCCCGCCACCTCCCGCACCGCGGAACTGGTGGAGAAGGGCGTCCATGCCATCGGCAAGAAGGTCGTCGAAGAGGCCGCGGAGGTCTGGATGGCCGCCGAGTACGAGGGCAAGGAGGCGGCCGCCGAGGAGATCTCGCAGCTGCTGTACCACATCCAGGTGATGATGGTCGCCCGCGGCATCTCCCTCGACGACGTCTACGCCCACCTGTAA
- a CDS encoding PH domain-containing protein, with product MPEPAPLPELPVTFRPTRTRAVLLTAAAAIFVTVSLVALLLERLSPPEKLSFVFTAALLAWVLLRLARPKVVAEESGVTVVNFGSVRRLEWAEIIQVNLRVGDPWAFLDLSDGTSLPVIGIQPGIGKEQAIAHARTLRALVEARTGRQHG from the coding sequence ATGCCGGAACCCGCACCCCTGCCCGAGCTTCCCGTCACCTTCCGGCCCACCCGGACCCGGGCCGTCCTGCTCACCGCGGCCGCCGCGATTTTCGTCACGGTGTCGCTGGTCGCGCTGCTGCTGGAGCGTCTCAGCCCGCCCGAAAAGCTGAGTTTCGTCTTCACCGCCGCCTTGCTGGCCTGGGTGCTGCTGCGGCTGGCGCGGCCCAAGGTCGTCGCCGAGGAGTCCGGTGTGACGGTGGTCAACTTCGGCAGCGTCCGCCGGCTGGAGTGGGCGGAGATCATCCAGGTCAACCTGCGCGTCGGTGACCCGTGGGCGTTCCTCGACCTGAGCGACGGCACCAGCCTGCCCGTCATCGGCATCCAGCCGGGTATCGGCAAGGAGCAGGCCATTGCCCACGCCCGCACCCTGAGGGCCCTCGTCGAGGCCCGCACCGGCCGGCAGCACGGCTGA
- a CDS encoding TetR/AcrR family transcriptional regulator — translation MKISEQRDAARPRARGTERSAARRAELIAIGRKLFADTSYDALSMDDIARQAHVAKGLIYYYFQSKRGYYLAIVQDSVADLVTFAASGIELPARERVERTVDGYLRYAEHNQAAYRTIVSGGVGFDTEVQAIRDGVREAIVATIAEGAYGRREITPLARMGLLGWVCGVEGATLDWIDRPGLSRGLMRELLVKTLGGTMRAIEELDPACPAPRPARRDG, via the coding sequence GTGAAGATCAGTGAACAGCGCGACGCCGCCCGTCCCCGGGCGCGCGGAACCGAGCGTTCCGCCGCGCGCCGCGCCGAACTCATCGCCATCGGGCGCAAGCTGTTCGCCGACACCTCCTACGACGCGCTGTCGATGGACGACATCGCGCGCCAGGCCCACGTCGCCAAGGGACTGATCTACTACTACTTCCAGTCCAAGCGCGGCTACTACCTGGCCATCGTCCAGGACTCCGTCGCGGACCTGGTCACCTTCGCGGCGAGCGGCATCGAACTGCCCGCGCGGGAGCGGGTGGAGCGCACCGTCGACGGCTATCTGCGCTACGCCGAGCACAACCAGGCGGCGTACCGCACCATCGTCAGCGGGGGCGTCGGGTTCGACACCGAGGTGCAGGCCATCCGGGACGGGGTGCGCGAGGCGATCGTCGCGACCATCGCCGAAGGGGCGTACGGCCGCCGGGAGATCACGCCGCTGGCACGGATGGGGCTGCTCGGCTGGGTGTGCGGCGTCGAGGGCGCCACCCTGGACTGGATCGACCGGCCCGGCCTGTCCCGCGGCCTCATGCGGGAGCTGCTGGTGAAGACGCTGGGCGGCACCATGCGGGCCATCGAGGAACTGGACCCCGCCTGCCCGGCGCCGCGGCCCGCCCGCCGCGACGGCTGA
- the ribH gene encoding 6,7-dimethyl-8-ribityllumazine synthase: MSGKGAPELSVRNVGDLRVAVIAAQWHEKVMDGLVDGALRALHDLGIDEPTLLRVPGSWELPVVAKVLAGRGYDAIVALGVVIRGGTPHFDYVCQGVTQGLTQVSVDTGVPVGFGVLTCDTEEQALDRAGLEGSSEDKGHEAVTAAVATAATLRSVSEPWR, translated from the coding sequence GTGAGCGGCAAGGGCGCACCGGAGCTGTCCGTACGCAATGTGGGTGACCTGCGGGTCGCCGTGATCGCGGCGCAGTGGCACGAGAAGGTGATGGACGGCCTGGTGGACGGCGCCCTGCGCGCCCTGCACGACCTGGGCATCGACGAGCCGACCCTGCTCAGGGTCCCCGGCAGCTGGGAGCTGCCCGTGGTCGCCAAGGTGCTCGCCGGACGCGGCTACGACGCGATCGTCGCCCTCGGCGTCGTCATCCGCGGCGGCACCCCGCACTTCGACTACGTCTGCCAGGGCGTCACCCAGGGCCTGACCCAGGTCTCCGTCGACACCGGCGTCCCCGTCGGCTTCGGCGTGCTCACCTGCGACACCGAGGAGCAGGCCCTGGACCGGGCCGGCCTGGAGGGCTCCAGCGAGGACAAGGGGCACGAGGCGGTCACCGCGGCGGTCGCCACCGCGGCCACCCTGCGTTCAGTATCCGAACCGTGGCGCTGA
- a CDS encoding AAA family ATPase, with product MDFAAQGPEAPADLAWLRGVDAYTMGAYPQAEEEFRTAVRLDPSMADGWLGLHALRVDTTTALLRMFRHRDRFGEQRARHRRTLNSWYWLGWWVQPVLESPRDLLLAHASHWLDGRHVPELDRALAGLPPVDTDPQVRFLHACRAYLVKDWEQLVRHTDPLLDDPLLGIEAGLFGGMARVRLEMYGQAEPLLSTALMRCRSEQPQRKELRYWLARAHEGTGRSAAALPLYRAVHRVDPAFMDTSARLAAIAEGDGYDESDGLTAFSLSGAGPDGLDGTDGLDPLYGAEDRNLKLSDPGPPPAGPLPSVGDPAVREKTVLSVQPLPTGPTDPDLLEEALAELERMVGLEPVKRQVKALSAQLNMARLRAGQGLPVQPPKRHFVFSGPSGTGKTTVARILGRVFYALGLLGGDHLVEAQRADLVGEYLGQTAVKANELIDSALGGVLFVDEAYALSNSGYGKGDAYGDEALQVLLKRAEDNRDHLVVILAGYPEGMDRLLAANPGLSSRFTTRVDFPSYRPPELTAIGEVLAAENGDVWDEESLEELRSIAGHVVDQGWIDELGNGRFLRTLYEKSCAYRDLRLSTYPGTLTREDLATLRLPDLMQAYGEVLSGRGPQDPSAL from the coding sequence ATGGACTTCGCCGCGCAGGGCCCCGAGGCCCCGGCCGACCTCGCCTGGCTGCGAGGCGTGGACGCCTACACGATGGGCGCCTATCCGCAGGCGGAGGAGGAGTTCCGGACCGCGGTGCGCCTCGACCCCTCGATGGCCGACGGCTGGCTGGGGCTGCACGCGCTGCGCGTCGACACCACCACCGCCCTGCTGCGGATGTTCCGCCACCGTGACCGCTTCGGCGAGCAGCGCGCCCGCCACCGGCGCACCCTCAACTCCTGGTACTGGCTGGGCTGGTGGGTGCAGCCGGTGCTGGAGAGCCCGCGCGATCTGCTGCTCGCGCACGCCTCGCACTGGCTGGACGGCCGGCACGTCCCCGAGCTGGACCGGGCGCTGGCCGGACTGCCGCCGGTCGACACCGATCCGCAGGTGCGTTTCCTGCACGCCTGCCGGGCCTATCTGGTCAAGGACTGGGAGCAGTTGGTCCGGCACACCGACCCGCTGCTCGACGATCCGCTGCTCGGCATCGAGGCGGGCCTGTTCGGCGGCATGGCCCGGGTCCGGCTGGAGATGTACGGGCAGGCCGAGCCCCTGCTGTCCACCGCCCTGATGCGCTGCCGCAGCGAGCAGCCCCAGCGCAAGGAGCTGCGCTACTGGCTGGCGCGGGCGCACGAGGGCACCGGCCGCTCGGCGGCCGCGCTCCCCCTGTACCGGGCGGTGCACCGCGTCGACCCCGCCTTCATGGACACCTCCGCGCGGCTCGCCGCCATCGCCGAGGGCGACGGGTACGACGAGAGCGACGGCCTCACCGCGTTCAGCCTCTCCGGCGCCGGTCCGGACGGCCTCGACGGCACCGACGGACTCGATCCCCTCTACGGCGCCGAGGACCGCAACCTGAAGCTGTCCGACCCCGGACCGCCGCCCGCCGGTCCGCTGCCGTCGGTGGGCGATCCGGCGGTGCGCGAGAAGACGGTGCTGTCCGTGCAGCCGCTGCCGACCGGGCCCACGGACCCCGACCTCCTCGAGGAGGCGCTCGCCGAGCTGGAGCGCATGGTGGGCCTGGAGCCGGTGAAACGCCAGGTCAAGGCGCTGTCGGCCCAGCTGAACATGGCGCGGCTGCGGGCCGGTCAGGGGCTGCCCGTCCAGCCGCCCAAGCGGCACTTCGTCTTCTCCGGCCCCTCCGGCACCGGCAAGACCACCGTCGCCCGCATCCTCGGCCGGGTCTTCTACGCGCTCGGCCTGCTCGGCGGCGACCACCTGGTGGAGGCGCAGCGCGCCGACCTGGTCGGCGAGTACCTGGGGCAGACGGCCGTCAAGGCCAACGAGCTGATCGACTCCGCGCTCGGCGGGGTGCTCTTCGTCGACGAGGCGTACGCGCTGTCCAACTCCGGCTACGGCAAGGGCGACGCGTACGGCGACGAGGCGTTGCAGGTACTGCTGAAGCGGGCCGAGGACAACCGCGACCACCTGGTGGTGATCCTGGCCGGCTACCCCGAGGGCATGGACCGGCTGCTCGCCGCCAACCCCGGTCTGTCCTCGCGTTTCACCACCCGGGTCGACTTCCCCTCGTACCGGCCGCCGGAGCTGACCGCGATCGGCGAGGTGCTGGCCGCGGAGAACGGCGACGTGTGGGACGAGGAGTCGCTGGAGGAGCTGCGGTCGATCGCCGGGCACGTGGTGGACCAGGGCTGGATCGACGAGCTGGGCAACGGGCGGTTCCTGCGGACGCTGTACGAGAAGAGCTGCGCGTACCGCGATCTGCGGCTGTCCACGTATCCGGGGACGCTGACCCGGGAGGACCTGGCGACCCTGCGCCTGCCGGACCTGATGCAGGCGTACGGCGAGGTGCTGTCCGGGCGGGGGCCGCAGGACCCGTCGGCGCTGTGA
- a CDS encoding peptidase C39 family protein yields MSRAEQPSRRTVLAAAVVAAVAGGAGTALADSTTTAGGARTAAPARPIDYRAWITYTDWRSGTAKGTRAVAGARPGLALATPLGTLDYQDPHTGKTSRWEYATWTSPVHRLSVPATEAVPSWNAHTPDGTWIQIQLKGTYSDGTDTPWYVMGRWAAGDQDIRRTSVDDQGDGRSSVWTDTFAIDTPASGLRLVSYRLRLTLYRRPGTRLTPTVWRVGAMGSDIPDRFTVPASTPGLAQELAVPRYSQEIHVGQYPEYDNGGEAWCSPTSSQMIIEYWGGRLTPEQLSWVDPDYADPQVCHAARYTYDYQYAGCGNWPFNAAYAATFKGLQGVVTRLASLTELETLIAAGIPAITSQSFLKEELTGAGYGTAGHLMTVIGFTADGDVIANDPASPSNEAVRRVYKRREFENIWLRTKRYNASGKVVSGTGGVCYLYFPARPTPRQRAALAAVGVR; encoded by the coding sequence ATGAGCAGAGCCGAACAGCCGTCCCGCCGAACCGTCCTGGCCGCCGCCGTCGTCGCCGCGGTCGCCGGCGGCGCGGGCACCGCCCTGGCCGACAGCACCACGACCGCCGGCGGGGCCCGCACCGCGGCCCCGGCCCGCCCCATCGACTACCGCGCCTGGATCACGTACACCGACTGGCGCTCCGGCACCGCCAAGGGCACCCGCGCCGTCGCCGGCGCCCGTCCCGGCCTGGCGCTGGCCACGCCCCTCGGCACCCTCGACTACCAGGACCCGCACACCGGGAAGACCTCCCGCTGGGAGTACGCGACCTGGACCTCGCCCGTCCACCGCCTCTCCGTGCCCGCCACCGAGGCCGTCCCGTCCTGGAACGCGCACACCCCCGACGGCACCTGGATCCAGATCCAGCTCAAGGGCACCTACTCCGACGGCACCGACACCCCCTGGTACGTCATGGGCCGCTGGGCCGCCGGCGACCAGGACATCCGGCGCACCTCGGTCGACGACCAGGGCGACGGCAGGAGCAGCGTCTGGACGGACACCTTCGCCATCGACACCCCGGCGTCCGGGCTGCGCCTGGTGTCGTACCGGCTGCGCCTGACCCTGTACCGGCGGCCCGGCACCCGGCTCACGCCGACCGTGTGGCGGGTGGGGGCCATGGGCTCCGACATCCCCGACCGGTTCACCGTCCCCGCCTCCACGCCGGGCCTCGCCCAGGAGCTGGCCGTCCCGCGCTACTCGCAGGAGATCCACGTCGGCCAGTACCCCGAGTACGACAACGGCGGCGAGGCCTGGTGCAGCCCCACCTCCTCGCAGATGATCATCGAGTACTGGGGCGGCCGGCTGACCCCCGAGCAGCTGTCCTGGGTCGACCCCGACTACGCCGACCCGCAGGTGTGCCACGCGGCCCGCTACACCTACGACTACCAGTACGCGGGCTGCGGCAACTGGCCGTTCAACGCGGCCTACGCGGCCACCTTCAAAGGTCTCCAGGGCGTGGTGACCCGGCTGGCGTCGCTCACCGAGCTGGAGACGCTGATCGCGGCCGGCATCCCGGCCATCACTTCCCAGTCCTTCCTGAAGGAGGAGCTGACCGGCGCGGGCTACGGCACCGCCGGGCACCTGATGACGGTGATCGGCTTCACCGCCGACGGCGACGTGATCGCCAACGACCCGGCCTCGCCGAGCAACGAGGCGGTGCGGCGGGTCTACAAGCGGCGGGAGTTCGAGAACATCTGGCTGCGGACCAAGCGGTACAACGCCTCCGGCAAGGTCGTCTCCGGCACCGGCGGCGTCTGCTACCTCTACTTCCCGGCCCGCCCGACCCCGCGCCAGCGGGCGGCGCTCGCGGCGGTCGGCGTGCGCTGA
- a CDS encoding hemolysin family protein, which yields MSVLQLLFAALLVLANGFFVGAEFALVSVRRSQIEPLGTARARQVLYGLERLPQMMAAAQFGITVCSLTLGAVAEPTVAHLLEPFFAWIHLPHAMIHPLGYVIALATVVFFHLVIGEMVPKNLAMAAPEKAALWLSPGLVAFARLCRPITVALGACAQGVLRLFRVEPKDEVEAVFTSEQLNRLVEDSGQAGLLDPEEAERLEDALELGSRPVTDVLLTRESLVTVDPSVTPGRIIELTARTGYSRFPVAADTGAFMGYLHVKDVLDLEDSDRAVPQQLWRPMTTLRPELPLDDALTVMRRAATHLAQVADASGRVLGLVALEDVLELLVGEVRDPAHREPVPTVTEPRSGSVPRSGEEVLTA from the coding sequence ATGAGCGTGCTCCAACTGCTCTTCGCCGCGCTGCTCGTGCTCGCCAACGGCTTCTTCGTCGGCGCCGAGTTCGCGCTGGTCTCCGTGCGCCGCAGCCAGATCGAACCGCTCGGCACGGCCCGCGCCCGCCAGGTGCTCTACGGCCTGGAGCGACTGCCGCAGATGATGGCCGCCGCCCAGTTCGGCATCACCGTCTGCTCGCTGACGTTGGGCGCGGTCGCCGAACCGACGGTCGCGCATCTGCTGGAGCCGTTCTTCGCGTGGATCCATCTGCCGCACGCGATGATCCACCCGCTGGGCTACGTCATCGCGCTGGCCACCGTCGTCTTCTTCCACCTCGTCATCGGCGAGATGGTCCCGAAGAACCTGGCGATGGCCGCCCCGGAGAAGGCCGCGCTGTGGCTGAGCCCCGGACTGGTCGCCTTCGCCCGGCTGTGCCGGCCGATCACCGTGGCCCTCGGCGCCTGCGCGCAGGGCGTGCTGCGGCTGTTCCGCGTCGAGCCGAAGGACGAGGTGGAGGCCGTCTTCACCAGCGAACAGCTCAACCGGCTGGTGGAGGACTCCGGCCAGGCCGGACTGCTCGACCCGGAGGAGGCCGAACGCCTGGAGGACGCCCTGGAGCTGGGCTCGCGCCCGGTGACGGACGTCCTGCTGACGCGGGAGTCGCTGGTGACGGTGGACCCGTCGGTCACCCCCGGCCGGATCATCGAGCTGACCGCGCGCACCGGCTACTCCCGGTTCCCGGTGGCCGCGGACACCGGTGCCTTCATGGGCTATCTGCACGTGAAGGACGTCCTCGACCTGGAGGACTCCGACCGCGCGGTGCCGCAGCAGCTGTGGCGCCCGATGACGACCCTGCGCCCCGAACTGCCCCTGGACGACGCCCTGACCGTGATGCGCCGCGCCGCCACCCACCTCGCCCAGGTGGCCGACGCCTCCGGCCGGGTGCTGGGCCTCGTGGCCCTGGAGGACGTCCTGGAGCTGTTGGTCGGGGAGGTACGGGACCCGGCGCACCGGGAGCCCGTGCCGACGGTGACCGAGCCGCGGTCGGGGTCCGTACCGCGGTCGGGCGAGGAGGTGCTCACCGCCTGA
- a CDS encoding SCO1431 family membrane protein — MTATSLTATRVRTGGPQDDGPKIVEHVMGWVLVAVVAMLITQLGLL; from the coding sequence ATGACCGCCACTTCGCTCACCGCCACCCGCGTCCGCACCGGCGGCCCCCAGGACGACGGTCCGAAGATCGTCGAGCATGTCATGGGCTGGGTCCTGGTGGCCGTCGTCGCCATGCTGATCACCCAGCTCGGACTGCTGTGA
- a CDS encoding hemolysin family protein: MTIPLLLLAAAFLLILANGFFVAAEFGLVTVERPEAEKAAAEGDRRALRVVASLKELSFQLSGTQLGITITSLIVGMLAEPALAQLLGGPLTAVGVPDGAVSGVSVVIGMLLASAVQMVVGELVPKNWAVSRPLQVARFVAGPQHAFARLFRPVIAALNGVANRLVRALGFEPAEELASARTPGELVSLARHSAEAGALEQDTADLFVRTLSLGELTAQHVMTPRVKVSALQSSATAEDVVNLTRATGLSRFPVYRERIDEVVGMAHLKDALAIPAHERLRTPVSRIARPALLIPETLPVRPLLVRLRSEQPIAVVVDEYGGTAGVVTLEDIVEEIVGEVRDEHDDVLDAAPDLAPAPSEDGRPAWDVDGSCRVDTLQRIGLEVPEGPYETVAGLVADLLGRIPAVGDRAELPGWRLAVRQVGHYRAERVRLVRTAPALEAAR; encoded by the coding sequence ATGACCATCCCCCTGCTGCTCCTGGCAGCCGCGTTCCTGCTGATCCTCGCCAACGGCTTCTTCGTGGCCGCCGAGTTCGGCCTGGTGACGGTCGAGCGCCCGGAGGCCGAGAAGGCCGCCGCCGAAGGCGACCGACGGGCCCTCAGGGTGGTCGCCTCCCTGAAGGAGCTGTCCTTCCAGCTCTCCGGCACCCAGCTCGGCATCACGATCACCTCCCTGATCGTCGGCATGCTCGCCGAACCGGCCCTCGCCCAGCTGCTCGGCGGACCGCTCACGGCCGTCGGCGTCCCCGACGGCGCGGTGTCCGGCGTGTCCGTGGTGATCGGCATGCTGCTGGCCTCCGCCGTGCAGATGGTGGTCGGCGAACTGGTCCCCAAGAACTGGGCGGTGTCCCGCCCCCTGCAGGTCGCGCGGTTCGTCGCCGGCCCGCAGCACGCCTTCGCCCGCCTGTTCCGCCCGGTGATCGCCGCCCTGAACGGCGTCGCCAACCGGCTGGTGCGCGCCCTCGGCTTCGAGCCCGCCGAGGAGCTGGCCTCCGCCCGCACGCCGGGCGAGCTGGTCTCCCTGGCCCGGCACTCGGCCGAGGCCGGTGCCCTGGAACAGGACACCGCCGACCTCTTCGTCCGGACGCTGTCGCTGGGCGAGCTGACCGCGCAGCATGTGATGACCCCGCGCGTGAAGGTCAGCGCCCTGCAGTCGTCGGCAACCGCCGAGGACGTCGTCAACCTGACCCGCGCCACCGGCCTGTCCCGCTTCCCCGTCTACCGGGAGCGGATCGACGAGGTCGTCGGCATGGCCCATCTCAAGGACGCCCTGGCGATACCCGCCCACGAGCGGCTGCGCACCCCGGTGTCCCGGATCGCCCGGCCGGCCCTGCTGATCCCCGAGACGCTGCCCGTGCGGCCGCTGCTCGTCCGGCTGCGCAGCGAGCAGCCCATCGCGGTGGTCGTCGACGAGTACGGGGGCACCGCCGGGGTCGTGACCCTGGAGGACATCGTCGAGGAGATCGTCGGCGAGGTCCGCGACGAGCACGACGACGTCCTCGACGCGGCACCCGACCTGGCCCCCGCCCCGTCCGAGGACGGCCGGCCCGCCTGGGACGTCGACGGCAGCTGCCGGGTCGACACCCTCCAGCGGATCGGCCTGGAGGTCCCCGAGGGGCCGTACGAGACGGTCGCCGGGCTCGTCGCCGACCTGCTCGGCCGGATCCCGGCCGTCGGCGACCGGGCGGAACTGCCCGGCTGGCGCCTGGCCGTGCGCCAGGTCGGCCACTACCGCGCCGAGCGCGTCCGGCTGGTGCGCACCGCCCCCGCCCTGGAGGCCGCCCGATGA